AAGAATATTTATGACGTCGGCAACGAAGGCGATCTGCCACCTGTTGTGGACGGACTACGCAAGAATGGAGCAGCTGCACAGCGTTAAGAAGATATTCGATCAGCCTGACGCACTGAACGACGAAGGACAAAACGAAGATACGGAAATGGATGAATTGGTGTGCGGATCAGGATTGTACACGTTCGACGACGTGGAGTTTGCGCTAGATAAAATTGAGACTATCGACTTTCACGAGGAGCTGACAGTGAATAACATAAAGGTGTCATGTTACAGAGCAGGCCACGTGCTAGGAGCGTGTATGTTCCTGGTGGAGATCGACGGAGTGAGGATCCTGTACACAGGAGACTACTCAGTGGAGAAGGACAAGCACCTGCCGAGCGCAGAAATACCGCTGATCAACGTGCACCTGCTTATCAGCGAGAGCACGTACGGGATCAGAGTGCACGAGGAGCGCGGGCAGAGAGAGTCGAGGTTTATGCACGTGGTCCTGGACATAATAATGAGGGAGGGAAAGTGCCTGCTCCCAGTGTTCGCACTGGGAAGGTCGCAGGAAATACTGCTGATCCTGGACGAGTACTGGGCGAACAACAGACAGCTGCAGAATGTGCCGATCTTCTACATTTCGCCCCTGGCGTCGAAGTCGCTGAAGGTGTACGAGACGTTTGTGGGACTGTGCGGAGACTACATAAAAGAGGTAGATAACTATGAGTTAAAACGCTGTTCAGAGCATATACAACGGACATAACCCATTCAACTTCAAGTTTGTAAAGTACGCAAGATCAGTGAGGCAGATAAGGAACTACCTGCTAAGAGAAGGTGAGTTTAAGAGGCTTAAAGGAATGTAGGACCATGCATCATCATGACGTCGCCAGGAATGCTGCAAGGAGGGCCATCATTGGAGGTTTTTGAGTTAATATCGCCAGATAATCGCAACGGAGTGGTCCTGACAGGGTACACAGTGAAGGGAACACTGGCAGACGAGTTGAAAAAGGACCCTGAACTGATAAACCTAGGAACGAAGGTGATAAAGGTAGGAACTGAACAGactcaattttttttagcCTAGGTGCAGCGTGGAGCAAATATCATTCAGCGCACACGCAGACTATAATCAAACGAAGGAGTTCATAAAAAAACTATCAGTGCCAAACGTAATACTGGTGCACGGAGAACGAGGAGAAATGAAGAGAATGAGGGATAAGTTGATAGTAAGTACTAAAATATAGTAGATTATAGTATATTAAAGTAGAATACAGTATAGTGAAATAGACTAAAATAGACTAGAGTTGAGTGTATAACGGTGTACTTGTTGTATTAAGTGTTTTACGGTTTGTTATGTGAGTGTTTATACCTTTAAGGGGAAGTAGTATCGGCTTTTAATAGGAGCacaataaatgtataatgTAGGAGGATATACCGCAGTTGACGGTGTTTATGCCCGAAGTTCTGCAAGAAGTGACACTGAATTTCACACAGAATAGATTCGTGGACGCAGTGGGATCACTGGCGTCGGACTTGAACGGAGTGGTAAACGataagaagacgaagatcAGCTCAGGTGATACGGTATCGACGGTGTTGGTAAAGGACTCGGACATGAAGATGATGTATTCCACGGAACTGGACCAGTTCAGTAAGCTGAGCATAAGTTCCCTCAACCAGAAAATGACTCTTAAGTTCCCTCACAGTTTAGAACAAATGAAAAAGGCACTAGAATCAGTGTACAGTGAAGTGAAGAACGTGTCGAAGCATGAGTTGTCAGTCTTAAATCAAGTCCAAGTAGAAGTAAACGAGGGGAAGCTGACGCTGAAATGGAAAGTAAGTTTAATACGATGGTTGGaaatagtagtattagtagtattaATAGAGGAAGAattagtagtattagtaataacattagtagtagcagtaacattagtagtagcagtaacattagtagtagcagtaaaCGTGGaggtaaatttaataaatgtaggCGGGACCAGTATCAGATTTGATAGCAGATAGCATTAACCTGATGGCAATAGAGATGATATCGGACGTTAAAAGAGTAATGAAACAGGcggaaataaataaaatgataaacCAGAAGGAAATATTCGTAAATGTGTCGGAAATACAACTGGTACAAAAGTTCGGGAATCCGACGGAGGTAAAGCAGGAATCTGAATCTAGTAAAACATTACACTTTGATGTGAAGGACCCggaaaatgaaaaggtcACATACGAACTGGTAGTCGACTTGGGAAAGAGAGAAGTAAGCGAGAAGAAGTAACGAGATACTTTAGGTCAAATGCGACAACGAAAATGTGATGAAAGTGGTCTCAGAACTgttaaatgaaataaacatatcGTTATCACCAGTCACATTGTAAATTTGAGCTAATATGGTTATGAGTAATACATGGGTACCAAAATGTTGTGTTGAAACAATTATGGATTAATAGAGATATTTTAgagtttatttttgttttaatgtttattctAACTGATAGTGATATATAAAAGTATACTGTGAATATGGTTTGATGAGAGCAAAGatgaattttataaattggcTGCTGCTGCCAATATTTATGCTCACGCAGAGCATATACATGTATACAAACGACTTCTCGAGAGTCGAACACAACGCTAATGATATTTGGACATTCCTATGTGACTTCCCAGTGCTATCCTCGGGGTCAGATGAGTTGCTGGTGCCGGGCTACTACTACTCACTAGAAAAGGGAGGTAGGTCTGAGATTCAAGATAGTTTTCGCACTAACGCttactaatttttaggGCGCATGTACGGATATCTTAAAATCGCATCtgtggaggacctggacgacAGTCTGGTGGTGCCGGACGTGCCGACGGTCAAGGAATCCGACCCAGAAAAGACCGAAACGAATCCGGAGATTCAAACGGCAAAGTCAAAGAGGAGGTACCCGCTATTCTCAGTGAGGGTGCGGAAGCCGAAGGGGAGCAGGCTGAGAAACCACTACAGCTACCTGCACCTGTATCGCTCGCTGTTCGACAAGGACGGCATGGAGAAGCCGGAGGTCCCGAAGAAGGCGGACCCGCCCGAGGACAACAGCCTCGACAACATGTTCCTGGTGCTCATCTCGCAGAGCCAGTGGCAGCTGTACCTGGCCACAGGGCCCTACGACACAGTACAGCCCTCGAGGAACAAGCGCGGCTTCGTGTACTATACCAACGTCATCTCGAAGTTCAGAGTGCCCGTCACGCGCGTGGGCGACGTGGTGAGCTTCGAGTACGTGGCGGACCAGACTGACCGCTACGTGCTCATGCTCTTCAACCCGGACCAGCGtaagctgaagctggagggCTACGTGAAGTACGAGAACAAGGCGCACCCGAACCTGCCGATCGAGATGCGCTACCACTCGGCGGTGCTCAGGTTCTGGTGGTTCGCGTTCCTGGTCGCCTTCTTCGCCTCGGTCACGTACACGTACTTCTGCGTCGCCACCGGCGTGCAGAAGCTGAGCTACCTGGTCTCGCTCAACTACCTGCTCTACACCACCTTCCTCGTCATGGACATCGTGATGCTCCAGTTCATGACCGTCGAGGGCATGGTGCCGCGCTTCTTTTGGGGCATCAGCCACATGCTGAAGAGGCTGCACGAGATCTACATCCTCACCATCATGGTGCTCATGTCGCTCGGCTGGAAGGTGCTGCGCGACCGCCTCAGCGTCGTGGAGAAGCAGCTGATAATGTCCATCTGCGGCGTGTGCATCCTCATGGGCTTCATCGAGGTCGCCGTGAGCGGCTTTGACATTTCGCGCTACCTCGTGCACGCCATCGCCTGCGTGTGCATTCTGGTCGCGGCCAACTTCAACATCGTCATCATCAACACGAGGATCGCCGACGAGTCGCTCACTCCGCAGGCCGGCGTGGCCTACAACCACATGAAGATGTTCACCAGGTTCAGGctcgtcttcttcgtgtACATGTTCAAGCCCGCCATCTTCTCcatcttcaggttcgtCTGCCTCCAGCCCACCTTCGACCAGGTGATCATTTGGGACCAGCACCTGAACCTTTTCCTGGACCTGACGTTTGACTTTGCGATATACACCTACCTCTTCTACAACTTTCTTCCCAGCGGCAAGAAGGGTCTTTTTAATCACATTTTTCAAAACCAGGTTGTCACACACGAGACCTAATGTAATTAAAACTGTACACTGCattgtatttttgtgttCCTTTACATTAGCTTGCAATTATACAGAATGGCTACCAGTGCTCTTGTACGTTTGACTGGCGCTCATGTAGCATATTTATTGATACTTATCTGTGATTAGTAACACTAGTGTTCTGTATAGACTCATACTTGTGTAGCGGATTTAGTATTGCAGATGCACTATGTTTACTAATACTCGCGTAATCCGATTGTTATCAAAAATTATTTCTATTAAAAGTTAGTGGTGTATGTCGCAGGttttgttgaacaggtgTCCGAACTTCGCGTAGAACGcttccagcttcagcgccACCTGGTAGCTCTTCTCCAGCGCTCTGAGCTTCACCGATGCCAGCCACGGGTTGCTGGTCGTCAGGTTGTTTGACTCGTTGACGTCCCTCATCACCTTCAGACTTGTCACGATGTTCTCTATGTCCTCTTCCGAGTTCTGGTTTTCATAGGGGCTGTTAAACGGGTTACTGGGTAAGGTGTTCTTCTGTGCAGCTGAACCGTCGTCTGCTGTATTAATTGCTGTGTTACCTGCTGTGTTACTTGATGAGTTACCTGCTGAGTTAGATGAGGAGATAGAGGAGTTAGGGGTAATACCAACGCTATTGATACTGTTTCTATTGCCAATATTGCCAATATTGCCACTATCGCCGtggttactgttactattggCAATAGTGTTACTGTTGTTACCGTTACCGTTGCAGTTTTTGGTGCTACTgttgttaatattactactagtacTTGCAATGTTATTTCCGTAGGCATTGGTGTTGTTGGCGTAAGCGTTGgaactgctgctgctgctgctactACTGTAACTGCCAAGGTCGAAAAGACTGCTGAAACCGCCTGTGCTGCTGTCGCTAACGCTGCTGGTGGTGATATTCAAAGGGTCTCTGCTTTGTTGTTCTATTTTCTGCCCTGATTGTGGCCTGTTATCCTCCTTTTGCCCTTGAGCATAATGTTGATCGTTGCTACTGGCGTTCTCGTTACCGTTGGAGTTGTAATGGTTACTGTTCGTACTAGTAGTGTACTGGTTACTGTTCGTACTAGTAGTGTACTGGTCATGGTTGTTACTACTAGTGTACTGGTCATGGTTGTTACTACTAGTGTTCCCATTACTGTTACGGTTTGTACTAGTGGCGTTGTTGCCACCAGTGGTTTCTCTAGCCTTTTCTGATATGCGTTCGCCCTTACTCATGCTGGTCGTGATATCTCCACTATCCTTGTTTACACAATGTTTTCTTCCTAAATCTGACTCTACTTTTACAGTGTTCCTGGCTGCTTCTgggctgctgctgctgctgctactGTTTGCGTGCTCGCTGTAATTGCCGCTTGGGCTTCCAGCTACGCTGCTCGCGCTCCTTCCGAGGACGCTCGGCAGTGTCGTCGTGCTGTTTGAGGCTGCGAAGAGCGAGTAGAAGTACCTCGAGTAGAAGGACAGGAACTGGTTGCCGCACAGCTCAACCACCGACTTGCAGCACATCTGCGTCTtgtccagcttcagcagaCGCGCCTGCTTGCAGCAGCTCAGCTGCATCGAGTACACCTTCGCGATAAGCATTTCCGTCTTCGTCCTTATCCTGTACGCGTTGAACACTGCGTCCCCGTTCTTCTTGCGCGCCGCCGTGCTCTTCGGCTGCTCTGCTGGCGGCGGCTGTGCGCTCGCCGCCTTCTCTCCACTTGACGTCAGGGTGTTCAATTTGTAGTTCAGGTTTGACAGCATCTCCTCGTTGTGCTTCGCCTCTGAGCTCGCGCTCTCCTCCGTCTTCGACGTCGTTTTAATCACTGAGGACAGCAGGTAGTTGATCGAGTTTTCTCCGAACATGTACGGGTACATCGTGTCCTTCCTCGTGTTGCACAGCGCCGTCACGTGCTCCAGCACTGACCTTGCGAACGGCGAGAGCGTGTTGAGCTTCGTGTTGTAGCCTCCCTCCAGCACGCTCACCACTCTTCCTTCGCACACGCTGTTTGCGATCGTCACCAGTCTCTCCGTGACGTAGTTGAAGTCCTTTTCCGTGTACCTCGTGAAGCCGTAGCTCACTGAGTCTCTGTAGTGTCCGTCGAACCCAGCTGATATGAATATCAGATCCGGGTTAAAGTGGTACACGTAGGGGCATATTTTCGTTTCAAAGAGTGCTCTGAACTCTGCTGACGACGTGCCCTGCGGCACTGCCACGTTTATCACGTTAGCGCTGTTCTCCTTCTGGTACAGTGTGCACTGCTGTCCTGTACCCGGGTAGAAGATCCCGTCGTACGCGTGTATTGACGCGAACAGCACGTCGTCTCTGTCGTTTTCATCTCTCCATCCGAACCATTTTTTCTGCTACAACATCATTAACAGGTCGTATGCCGCCAGTACTTACCACTGACTCTGTTCGCGGTTGCGACGCGTCGCTCGAATCCGAGGAGTTAGAGGATATCTTAACGTTCTTCGGGCCTATGTTCCTTACCACCTGCTCCGTTCCGTTTCCGTGGTGCACGTCGAAGTCGACGATTGCTATTCTCCGTATACCCTTGTTTGCGTAGATGTACTTTGCGTACGCTGCTCCGATTGCCACGTTGTTTACCAGACAAAACCCTTGCGACCCGGCTCTATATATTAATGGTGTGTGAAAGTTATATCAGCCGTGTGTGAAagttatataaatagtttGTACTGGTTATATAACGGTTTAccctaaatttaaaaggttatgtaatataaagTATCTACGACGATTTAGTaaataagtgtgtatacttATCTACCGTCGTATATGGTCACTTACGCGAAATCCTCGTCCTCAAAGTTACTCGACTGTGCTCCTCCCCAGGTGCCCAGATGGTGGCCCGGCGGCCTCACTGCACAGAAGGCGTTCTTGCACATGTTCGTGCAGACCGCGTCCACTGCGCTGATCACTGAAC
The sequence above is a segment of the Theileria orientalis strain Shintoku DNA, chromosome 3, complete genome genome. Coding sequences within it:
- a CDS encoding cleavage and polyadenylation specificty factor subunit — its product is MTSYVFGDAEYPTRITVLGAGCEVGRSCVYAERGNSCVMFDCGLHPALSGVGALPVFEAVDITKVEVCLVTHFHLDHCGAIPYLLSKTKFRGRIFMTSATKAICHLLWTDYARMEQLHSVKKIFDQPDALNDEGQNEDTEMDELVCGSGLYTFDDVEFALDKIETIDFHEELTVNNIKVSCYRAGHVLGACMFLVEIDGVRILYTGDYSVEKDKHLPSAEIPLINVHLLISESTYGIRVHEERGQRESRFMHVVLDIIMREGKCLLPVFALGRSQEILLILDEYWANNRQLQNVPIFYISPLASKSLKVYETFVGLCGDYIKESIYNGHNPFNFKFVKYARSVRQIRNYLLREGPCIIMTSPGMLQGGPSLEVFELISPDNRNGVVLTGYTVKGTLADELKKDPELINLGTKVIKPRCSVEQISFSAHADYNQTKEFIKKLSVPNVILVHGERGEMKRMRDKLIEDIPQLTVFMPEVLQEVTLNFTQNRFVDAVGSLASDLNGVVNDKKTKISSGDTVSTVLVKDSDMKMMYSTELDQFSKLSISSLNQKMTLKFPHSLEQMKKALESVYSEVKNVSKHELSVLNQVQVEVNEGKLTLKWKAGPVSDLIADSINLMAIEMISDVKRVMKQAEINKMINQKEIFVNVSEIQLVQKFGNPTEVKQESESSKTLHFDVKDPENEKVTYELVVDLGKREVSEKK
- a CDS encoding cleavage and polyadenylation specificty factor subunit gives rise to the protein MYTNDFSRVEHNANDIWTFLCDFPVLSSGSDELLVPGYYYSLEKGGRMYGYLKIASVEDLDDSLVVPDVPTVKESDPEKTETNPEIQTAKSKRRYPLFSVRVRKPKGSRLRNHYSYLHLYRSLFDKDGMEKPEVPKKADPPEDNSLDNMFLVLISQSQWQLYLATGPYDTVQPSRNKRGFVYYTNVISKFRVPVTRVGDVVSFEYVADQTDRYVLMLFNPDQRKLKLEGYVKYENKAHPNLPIEMRYHSAVLRFWWFAFLVAFFASVTYTYFCVATGVQKLSYLVSLNYLLYTTFLVMDIVMLQFMTVEGMVPRFFWGISHMLKRLHEIYILTIMVLMSLGWKVLRDRLSVVEKQLIMSICGVCILMGFIEVAVSGFDISRYLVHAIACVCILVAANFNIVIINTRIADESLTPQAGVAYNHMKMFTRFRLVFFVYMFKPAIFSIFRFVCLQPTFDQVIIWDQHLNLFLDLTFDFAIYTYLFYNFLPSGKKGLFNHIFQNQVVTHET